CAGATTGACACCACCTGTATAGGCAATTTGACCATCTATAATCATGATTTTACGGTGATCACGGTTGTTATAAGCAACGGTCAAACGTGGAATCACCTTGTTAAATTTGTGGGCTTCAATCCCTCGACCACGAAGCTGGATGGTGTAATCTCCAGGCAAGGTTGCCATACAACCAATATCATCATAGAGAAGCTTCACCTCTACTCCTTGAGCGGCCTTTTCTTCCAAAATCTCCAAAATACTATTCCACATCAAACCTTCTTCGATGATATAGTATTCGAGAAAGATAAACTTCTTAGCTTTCTTGAGATCCTCTAGCATCTGGTGCCACATGCTTTCACCAGATGCAAAAAATTGTGTATCCGTTCGATCATAGACATCGGCATTCGTATCCATGCTAAGAAGTGATTTGATAACTCCGTAAGCTGACTTGTCCTGCTCTTTTAACTCCAAACGGAGAGCTCTGCTATTGTCCTCTCGGTCAACCATTGATTGGAGCTGCTTTAGCTGCTTCAATTCTTTTTTAGATAAACGACGTTCTCCAAACATGATATAGAGCAAGGGGCCAAAAACTGGCACAAAGGCTACTAACAACCATGTTACCTTACTCTCAGGATTCATGGACCGATTGACAATCGATACAATGGTCGCTAAGCTCACTAAAATGACTAGGATAATCCAGAGAATCGGAGCCATCTGCCCTAGATAGAGAAATAAACCAAAGACGATAAACAACTCTGCCAACATGATGGTAATACTAAAACCATATTTGGACATGAGTAGCTGCATTTTTCTAGCTGTCATAAATCCCCTTCCTTTTCTAACATTCTCCTTAACTGCTTGATAAACTCATGTTTCTACTAGTATACCTCAGTTCAAGGGTAGATGGCAACCGTTTACCTTTTTCTATGCAAACTATTCCAAGAACTGCAAGATTTCTAAACTACACCCACACTATATGAAGCGCTGCCCCTCTTATCTTTTTAACTAGGGTATTAAGAAACTTAAAAAGAACTACCAAAATGATAGTTCTTTCCATAATTATTTATATTTTTCAATATCGAACAAATCCTAGGACAGTCGCTATTGAGGTCGTAGAAGGTAAAGTCGGAACCTTAATTCCGAACTTCTATTTAGTTAAATTTGAAGTTCTATTTTGTTAGTACCACTTGATCAGATGGGTCACGATCCATATCATCGATAATCAATTGATTACCATTAACCGTGTAAATTTTGACATCCCCACCGATAATGACACGTTGATTTTCTGACTCAAAGCTGACTTGCTTGATTTCCTTATCTCCATCTGGCTCGACCTCAGTCCATGTACCAGTTTTACCTGTTACAACAAGAGTGATTTGATCATTTTCATCCTTTCCAGTATAGGTACCATCGATATTCGTAGGTTGAGCTACAGTAGTGTCTTGACTTGAGGACACCTGTGGTTGACTAGCACTTGTAGCAGAGCTAGAAGATGATTCTTGTTGAGAAGATGATTGCTGAGCCGATTGCTGGGTAGGGGCTTGTGCCTTAGGTCCACAAGCTGCCAAAAGACTAAGAATTGCTAGTGAAGCAATAGAAAGTGTGAATGTTTTTGTTTTCATAGCGATTTCCTTTCTTTTGTGCCAATGTTTTGCTGGATCAGTTTCCAGATGTACCTCCTACCTCAAGTATAACAACTTAAGCCTAGAAGATCAACTAATCTCGTCACTTCCTAGCAAACTCGCTCGGACTTCTGAGATAA
This Streptococcus oralis DNA region includes the following protein-coding sequences:
- the cls gene encoding cardiolipin synthase, with the protein product MTARKMQLLMSKYGFSITIMLAELFIVFGLFLYLGQMAPILWIILVILVSLATIVSIVNRSMNPESKVTWLLVAFVPVFGPLLYIMFGERRLSKKELKQLKQLQSMVDREDNSRALRLELKEQDKSAYGVIKSLLSMDTNADVYDRTDTQFFASGESMWHQMLEDLKKAKKFIFLEYYIIEEGLMWNSILEILEEKAAQGVEVKLLYDDIGCMATLPGDYTIQLRGRGIEAHKFNKVIPRLTVAYNNRDHRKIMIIDGQIAYTGGVNLADEYINHIERFGYWKDSGIRLDGPAVKAFTRLFLSAWYINRGEISDFDQYHLENQPKDGMGLCIPYSSGPKPIYRSQVGKTVYQNLINQATDYVYITTPYLIADYDLTESIKNAALRGVDVRIVTPCIPDKKVIQLVTRGAYPDLLSAGVRIYEYSPGFLHSKQMLVDGEAATVGTINFDYRSLLHHYENAVLLYRTQSIIAIERDFEEIFKVSQEIYPHTIKTSWYQSLIKEIVQLFAPML
- a CDS encoding SP_0198 family lipoprotein, which translates into the protein MKTKTFTLSIASLAILSLLAACGPKAQAPTQQSAQQSSSQQESSSSSATSASQPQVSSSQDTTVAQPTNIDGTYTGKDENDQITLVVTGKTGTWTEVEPDGDKEIKQVSFESENQRVIIGGDVKIYTVNGNQLIIDDMDRDPSDQVVLTK